TCTACTCATCCTCGGCAAAATGGACACATTTGAAGCCATTAAAACCACGATTCTCTCCCATAGATGGAAAAACCTATAGCGTCTCGTCCCCAGCCTCCGCTTCCACTTGAGCTGCATCGGCTACCGCTTCTGCGACTTAGATGATTTATCTATCCGCTTCTCTCACATGGTCTCCCGCTGCCTCTCTAACCGTGACTCCGCAGCCGCTGTCCACGACTTCCACCTCTCAATCGACGTCCCTAGTTACTGTAATGTTGACGACGAATTCTTGGACGAAATTGTGGAGGAATGCGTGCTCTACGCCATCAATCACGACGTTCAATCCGTCCGCGTCCACACCAATCGCTCACTAACGCTTCCTGTAGCGTTTATATCCTGCAAGACGCTGCGGGAGCTCGACCTCCGGCAGTCGTTTTTGGTTTCCGTACTCGGTCGCTTATCTTTACCTAATTTGAAAACCCTTTATCTTAAAACTGAATTGTGCTTCCAAGGTAATGACAACGAAATGGAGCCTTTTTCCAGCCTTCCAGAGCTGGAGAAGCTTACTCTGATCGGTTCTTTTGCTTATGGCCTTGTTATAAAGGCACCAAAGCTTAGAGTTCTTGAAATCACCTCTCGTTCCGTACTGAAAGAGATTTATACTCCCCTGCTTACGTCTTTGAGATACGAGTCTAATTTGGCTTGGGAGTGTGCCAATGTGAGTCTTCCCATGTTGGAACATGTCTATTTAGACATTCATGAATCTAGACCATGGTACAATTACCGACATCACATTCATTTTGTTAAGATGCTTCGCCAATTTGAAAGTGCCACCACAGTTTCATT
The genomic region above belongs to Salvia hispanica cultivar TCC Black 2014 chromosome 3, UniMelb_Shisp_WGS_1.0, whole genome shotgun sequence and contains:
- the LOC125214267 gene encoding uncharacterized protein LOC125214267 — protein: MVSRCLSNRDSAAAVHDFHLSIDVPSYCNVDDEFLDEIVEECVLYAINHDVQSVRVHTNRSLTLPVAFISCKTLRELDLRQSFLVSVLGRLSLPNLKTLYLKTELCFQGNDNEMEPFSSLPELEKLTLIGSFAYGLVIKAPKLRVLEITSRSVLKEIYTPLLTSLRYESNLAWECANVSLPMLEHVYLDIHESRPWYNYRHHIHFVKMLRQFESATTVSLTLDTLRVPFANVLEYNGGPFEQTPPPPFPNMKCLKVIEGRHGIRKVFEGVLNYLMGTLYCEVEFPHAVIVVEQIFDIDNYEEYGESDSNYSDND